Genomic segment of Desulfovibrio sp.:
TGCCCCCAGCTCCAACATCCATCCGGTATGGCTGGAGGATGCCAATCTCTCTGTTCACCATGTTCTCGGCATTTGCCGCCAGCTTTTTCCTGCTGGACCCCGCGCTTGGCAGATTCTTTCTTTCCGTGGGCAAGGCCGAAATATGGTCCTTCGGCGGGTTCGGGGCCTTTCCGCTGCTTTTCGCGGATGCTGTCCGGACGCGCCACTGGCTGGACGCCGCCTCGTTTGCGGACCTGACCAGCCTGGCCCAATTGGCCCCGGGCCCGCTGCTTAGCGCCTCGGCTCTGGCCGGAACCTACTTCAAAGGTTTTCTGGGGGCCGTCGCCGCGCTCACCGCTTTCTTCACTTCCTCCTTTTTTGTTCTTTTGGCAGCCGCGCCAGCGAGTGAGACAATCGCCTCATGCGCCTGGGCACGGAAAGCCGTTTTGGGGGTAAAAGCTGTACTCGGTGGCATCACCCTGGGAATGGCTGCCCTGTTCACTGCGGACATGGCCTGGGACCTTCCGCGAACGTGCCTGGCCCTGGCTTCCCTGCTGGCCCTGGTTTTGCGGGTCCACCCGGCTTTGGTGGTGTTGGGTTCGGCGGCAGCCGGTCTCTTCTTAGTATGACTTTTTTACTCGAAACAATCAGGCGAGACTAGCGGAGCACACCTGCGTGGTGTATAATTCTGCCGTGAACATCCCGTGCACACCCAAAAGGAGACCCCGTATGCGTCCCATGCTTCCCGCGCTTGCCCTCGTGCTGACCCTTGTCATGCTCACCGGCTGCAAAAGCCTTAACTCCATAACTACAGAGGAAGTAGCAGGTACTCCTTCCACCTACGCCAAGGTTCTCAAGGAGCCCAATCCATTGCTCATGGGCCATTATCGCCGCAGTGCTCCAGCAGAAATCAACAAGCCATGGACTTTCAACTATTATCTGGTGAAAAAAGGCGACAAGTACGCGGTATTCTACGATTACGACTCCCGCAAGAAGAACAGTTTCCATGGGTGGGCCGATTTTACCATCGACGGCGACCGGATAACCTCGGGAGTGGACGGGGTCATGTTCTATGTTAAAGACGGTCGTGTATTCATGCAGTACCCTGGCCGCGACACTCCCTACCACATGGATAAGGTAGACTAAATTTTTGACACCTTTCAATACAGAGACGGCCGGGTAAACCCGGCCGTTTTACTGTGTATGAGGGGCCAGTAACGCTTGCCCGCCAAGAGCCCGCTGGGTAAAGAGGTGGCTGCTTCGACCATTGCCAATGGAGGCCTGCCGCATGGGAAGCCAAACCCTGTCTGCCTATTTTGACGGGATGCTCGCGGCCAAGCCCGAGCGCCTGCGCGAAGTCATCGAATTCAGGCTCGTTGTGGAACCCGAGGTGGCCGCCCTGGCCGCAGCCAGACGCTCCGGGGATGACCTGGCCCGCATGCGTCGCCTTGTAAAAGAACAGGAGGCTTCTCTCGGAAGAGGTTTCTCCGAGCTGGACTCCCGTTTCCATATGACCTTGGCTCGGGCCACCAAAAACGAAGTCATCTGGGAAATGGCCGCCGTGCTCCACGATCTGCTCTCCGAAAGCCGCAGCGCTCCCTTGATGAACAAAGAGCGTTTCGAAGTATCCCTGCGGGGCCATCAGCGCATCCTGGACGCTGTGGAAAGGGCGGATTCGGAGTTGTGCCGCGAGGCCATGCGCGCCCACCTCAAGGATATCGGTGAACAGGTGGGAGGAGAGGCCCTTAGCAAGGGGTGATACGAAACACTTCCGGTCAAGCTGGAAGGCCCATCGGAGCTGAGGCCAGCGGACGGACCGAAACCTAAAAGCGGAGAGATCTCATGGACTTAGACATCAAGCAGCTCTCAGCCCTTTTCCGAACTCTGCTCATAGAGAGCCTCGCCACTCCTGGCGTGGCCCAGATGCTTTGGCAGAACACCAACGCCCGGGACCAGAGCCTCACGCACGATGTCTGGCAGCCGCTCAATATCCGCGACGAGCTTTTCCGGCTGGTAGCCCAGGACAGCGCCCGCTTCATCGAAGAAACCATCGTCTCGGACAGACTCGGCAACACCAACAATCTCTACAACCGCGATTTCCCAAACGCCTTCGCCCTGCTGGACGAAAGCATCAAACAGTCCGTTCCCGGCGGCTTGTACCTCGAGTTCGGCGTGTTCCAAGCCCGCACCACCAACCACATCGCATCCCTCATCAACGGCGAGTTGCACGGTTTCGACTCCTTCGAGGGACTCGCTGAGAACTCCGGTATCTGGGGCAAGGGGGGGTTCACCATGAAGGGCACCTTCCCTGAGGTGATGCCCAACGTCCGGCTGCACAAGGGCTGGTTCGACCAGACACTTGTTCCGTTTTTGAGTGAACACAAGGAGCCGGTCAGCTTCGTGCACATCGATTCGGACACCTATGAAAGCGCCAGGTACGTTCTCAAAACCCTGGCTGGCAGGATTCAGGCCGGGACGGTCATCCAGTTTGATGAATATTTTAACTATCCCGGCTGGAGGGAAGGAGAGCACAAGGCCTTTTGCGAATTTTCGGCCGAGCGCCATGCCAGCTTCCGGTTCATCGGGTATGCGGAACGGGCCAACTGTCTGTCACTGGTTATAGAATCGATCGATCCCGCCTAAATGCTTCAACCGGCTTGTCCATCCCGGCTTTAGGGAGTATGGATCAAATCCATACCATGGAGGTTCCAATGCCCATTGTACGAGCCGTGTGCACCAGTGAGAGGACTGGGGAAAAGAAAGCCCCTGTGGATTCCATTGAGTTGGTCGCTGATTACGGGGTGGACAAGGATGCCCATGCCGGCACAGGCCGCCAGGTGAGCCTGTTGGATTTCGGGAGCATGGAGGCCATGCGCGAAAAGCTGCCGACCATCGGACCTGGCGCTTTTGCCGAGAACATCGCCGTGGAGGGTTTGAACACCCTGGGCTTGGCCGTGGGGCAGCAGATCAAGATCGGCGACACCGCAGTGCTTGAGATCACACAAATCGGCAAGACCTGCCATCATGGCTGTGAGATTCGCCGTATCGTTGGCGACTGCATCATGCCCAAACAGGGACTCTTTGCCAAAGTGCTCAACGGAGGTCCTGTGCGCCCGGGGGACCACCTGGAACGCGTCCCACGGTAACGGACTCCAGGAGTTCATCCTCATCCGGCGCTCATGAAGCAAGCCTGACCTAGCTCAGGGGAAACTCCAGCTCGAACCGGGCCCCTGGTCCTTGGCCCACCAGCAACCTGCCTCGGAGTTGGCTCTCCAGGGCTTTCACCAATTGCATGCCAAGCGTTGCGGACTCTCCCCCTTCGAAAGATCCCGGAAGCCCCGGCCCGTTGTCTTCCACTCTGAGCAGGCACGTTTCTCCGTTTTTTCGCAAGAACACCTTCAGTTCACCCTGCGCCTCATGCTTGAAAGCGTGCTTGTATGCATTTGTGATAAGCTCTGTAACCAAAAGCCCCAGGGGGATAGCCTTGTCCACACCGAGCGAGACATCCTCCGCCTCCAGCATGGTCCTTACCCCGCGCGCGGTTTCCTGGTAGGACGCTCCTATCTGGTCCAAAAGATCCTCCAGGTATCCTTTCATGCCCACAGCCCCGAAGTTGGAACTTCTGTAAAGCCGTTCATGAACGAGGGATATTGACCTGACCCTGTTCTGCATCATCTGGAAAGCTTCGACCTCGGATTTGTTGGAGAGGGTGTCTGCCTGAAGGTTGATAAGGCTCATGAGTATCTGCAGATTGTTCTTGACCCGGTGGTGCACTTCCTTAAGCAGCACCGTCTTTTCCTCAAGGGAACGCTGCAGGCTCTCCTCGGCCTGTTTACGGGCTGTGATGTCTATCCAGCTGGCCCGGACGAGTTTGCGGTCGGGAGCAGGGAACAATACCAGCCTCACTTCGCAAAGCATCCGCTTGCCCTGAGCGTTGCGAATGGCCCGCTCGAATACCACCTCCTCCCCGGCCAACGCCCTCTTCCGGTATTCTCCGATGGTCTCGCCCATAGGCCTTCCGTCAGGCTGAACCTCCTGGTAGAATCTGCGATGCCCAAGGGCCAGCAGTTCCTCCCTGCTGCACCCGAACAGCTTCTCGGCATTGGCATTGACGATCACCGGCGATTCATCCTCCGCTTCCGACACGATGATGGCCTCAGGGGCCTGCTCCACCAGTAGCCTGAAGCGTTCCTCGCTGCCTCGCAAGGCGCGTAACAAATTCACCTGGTCCGTGATGTCGGAGAATATCGTGGCAAAGCCGTCCTCACCCCAAGGGGTGGCGGACACATGGAAATGCTTACCCATTGGAGCAAAGCCCGCGTCGAAGGCGATCGGTTCGCCCTTGGCCACAGCCTCAGTGTAGGCCGCCAGGAAGGGTGGCTCCGAGACGCCATACGCCTGTGTTGCCAAACGCCCTGCCACAACCTCCTTCTCCATCCCAAGGATGCGGGTGTAGCTCGGGTTGACGTCCACAATCCTGTAATTGATAGCCCTGCCTGATTCGTCACGCACCAGGGAATGCAGGGCCACTCCTTCCTTCATGTTGCGAAAAAGCGAATGGAAGCGTTCCTCGCTTTTCCTGAGTGCTTCCATTGCCAGGTCACGCTGAGCGTCTCTCGTGGCGATTTCATGGCCCATGCGGGTGAACGCCGCAGCCACCGCCCCGGTTTCGCCATCCGTCATGGGAATGTCTAGCCTGGCCGAGAAGTCCCCCCGGCCAAAGCGCTCGGCGGCCGCCGCCAGCTGTTCAAGGTGCCTGCCGATGGTCTTGTCACCCATGAACCAGACCGTAGCCATAGCCAAAAGGACAGCCACCGCCATGAAAACAAGGTCTCTCAGAAAAATTCGCCCGGCGTTCGCAAGCACTTCGTCATGAGGGATGCCCGCGAACATGTACATGTAGGGCTCACCTCCCGAATCCAGACGCACCTGTCGCGTGGCCACGACGCGTCTTATCCCGTCCTTGTTCACCAGAGTGATCAAACGCCTTTGAGGCTCACTGCCGGAGTTGTATAATGCTCCGGTGTCGTTGCGGTACAGTTTCTCGGATACG
This window contains:
- a CDS encoding class I SAM-dependent methyltransferase, giving the protein MDLDIKQLSALFRTLLIESLATPGVAQMLWQNTNARDQSLTHDVWQPLNIRDELFRLVAQDSARFIEETIVSDRLGNTNNLYNRDFPNAFALLDESIKQSVPGGLYLEFGVFQARTTNHIASLINGELHGFDSFEGLAENSGIWGKGGFTMKGTFPEVMPNVRLHKGWFDQTLVPFLSEHKEPVSFVHIDSDTYESARYVLKTLAGRIQAGTVIQFDEYFNYPGWREGEHKAFCEFSAERHASFRFIGYAERANCLSLVIESIDPA
- a CDS encoding PAS domain S-box protein, with product MLRRFFQGSIRKKLMLIILFAAVPAFLILFISAIEKRNEALKEAEKNISQLVDHFAEDQRRITASIRQLLQTLTMLPDVKQRNIPICTELFASILRANPIYANINLLDMEGNALASALPFKPVNFGDRKHVQETMVTRDFSAGEFMIGRTVSEPIFSFAQPVLNDAGSMVGVIILAIRLNYYGKLFDQADFPQGSFFSIADHRGIRLFRHPQNPSVPLGDSVSEKLYRNDTGALYNSGSEPQRRLITLVNKDGIRRVVATRQVRLDSGGEPYMYMFAGIPHDEVLANAGRIFLRDLVFMAVAVLLAMATVWFMGDKTIGRHLEQLAAAAERFGRGDFSARLDIPMTDGETGAVAAAFTRMGHEIATRDAQRDLAMEALRKSEERFHSLFRNMKEGVALHSLVRDESGRAINYRIVDVNPSYTRILGMEKEVVAGRLATQAYGVSEPPFLAAYTEAVAKGEPIAFDAGFAPMGKHFHVSATPWGEDGFATIFSDITDQVNLLRALRGSEERFRLLVEQAPEAIIVSEAEDESPVIVNANAEKLFGCSREELLALGHRRFYQEVQPDGRPMGETIGEYRKRALAGEEVVFERAIRNAQGKRMLCEVRLVLFPAPDRKLVRASWIDITARKQAEESLQRSLEEKTVLLKEVHHRVKNNLQILMSLINLQADTLSNKSEVEAFQMMQNRVRSISLVHERLYRSSNFGAVGMKGYLEDLLDQIGASYQETARGVRTMLEAEDVSLGVDKAIPLGLLVTELITNAYKHAFKHEAQGELKVFLRKNGETCLLRVEDNGPGLPGSFEGGESATLGMQLVKALESQLRGRLLVGQGPGARFELEFPLS
- a CDS encoding FadR family transcriptional regulator, yielding MGSQTLSAYFDGMLAAKPERLREVIEFRLVVEPEVAALAAARRSGDDLARMRRLVKEQEASLGRGFSELDSRFHMTLARATKNEVIWEMAAVLHDLLSESRSAPLMNKERFEVSLRGHQRILDAVERADSELCREAMRAHLKDIGEQVGGEALSKG
- a CDS encoding chromate transporter → MTTPPSLAAIFFESLRIGAISLGQAAALHHIRRRFSDNRGWAAPGQLDHGRAFLDCLPGGTPAQLCGFVGLSLRGIPGALAAFAGFILPGFLLMAGLGALYSRFAGLAMAGPALAGIKAAIPAICLIAGVSILRTSGWSGLLLALACGSGTLFFIGLKPFSMLLGGGVIGVLLLKDPEGLPPAPTSIRYGWRMPISLFTMFSAFAASFFLLDPALGRFFLSVGKAEIWSFGGFGAFPLLFADAVRTRHWLDAASFADLTSLAQLAPGPLLSASALAGTYFKGFLGAVAALTAFFTSSFFVLLAAAPASETIASCAWARKAVLGVKAVLGGITLGMAALFTADMAWDLPRTCLALASLLALVLRVHPALVVLGSAAAGLFLV
- a CDS encoding MOSC domain-containing protein, which encodes MPIVRAVCTSERTGEKKAPVDSIELVADYGVDKDAHAGTGRQVSLLDFGSMEAMREKLPTIGPGAFAENIAVEGLNTLGLAVGQQIKIGDTAVLEITQIGKTCHHGCEIRRIVGDCIMPKQGLFAKVLNGGPVRPGDHLERVPR